One genomic region from Clostridium saccharobutylicum DSM 13864 encodes:
- a CDS encoding ABC transporter ATP-binding protein, which produces MNNILKLVKPYKKQVILGPIFKLLEAIFEISIPTIMILITDKGIGTGNINYIFEIGLIMLVMAILGVLSSFTCQYFSSIASQGFGTALRNEMFKKIGTFSYNEIDDFGTPSLINRVTNDVNQLQLGLAMLIRLAIRVPFLCIGGIIMAMYLDIKLSLIMYLSIPFFAFAIYLIMNKSLPLYKVVQKKLDKLALILRENLSGIRVIRAFARVEGEKVRFKESNEELAGTAIKVGKISALMNPVTSIIMNFALMAVIWFGGIRVNVGAMTTGKVIAYINYINMVLSALIVLANLIVTFTKAAASAARVNEVFNTEPSIKYSGNSVFGKNSDKDVPILKFDNVSFSYKDSKEDAISDISFEIKRGQMVGIIGGTGSGKTTLINLIPRLYDTTKGDILINGTNVREYSKKELDDNIGLVPQKAVLFSGTVSENIRWGAQNATMNEVKKAAEIGMAADFVERMPEKYDTYISQGGVNFSGGQKQRLTIARALVKKPEILIMDDSLSALDYATDAALRQALKENSEGTTVIMVTQRISTIKDADLIIVLDDGNLAGVGTHEELTKECGVYKEICSSQITKEAM; this is translated from the coding sequence TTGAATAATATATTAAAATTAGTAAAGCCCTATAAGAAACAAGTTATATTAGGGCCGATATTTAAATTGCTTGAGGCAATATTTGAAATATCAATACCTACAATAATGATTCTTATAACGGATAAAGGTATAGGAACTGGAAATATTAATTACATATTTGAGATAGGATTAATAATGCTTGTAATGGCAATTTTAGGGGTGTTATCATCTTTTACCTGTCAATATTTTTCTTCAATTGCTTCACAGGGATTTGGAACAGCCCTTAGAAATGAGATGTTTAAGAAGATAGGAACTTTTTCATATAATGAGATTGATGATTTTGGAACACCATCTCTTATTAATCGTGTAACAAATGATGTAAATCAACTTCAATTAGGCCTTGCAATGCTGATAAGACTTGCAATAAGAGTTCCTTTTCTATGCATTGGCGGAATTATAATGGCTATGTATCTTGATATTAAATTATCTTTAATAATGTACTTATCAATTCCATTTTTTGCTTTTGCAATATATCTTATTATGAATAAATCTCTTCCTCTTTATAAAGTAGTTCAGAAAAAACTTGATAAATTAGCACTTATATTAAGAGAAAATCTATCTGGAATAAGAGTTATAAGAGCATTTGCCAGAGTGGAAGGCGAAAAGGTAAGATTTAAAGAATCAAATGAAGAACTTGCAGGTACTGCAATTAAAGTAGGAAAAATATCTGCACTTATGAATCCTGTTACAAGTATAATAATGAATTTTGCACTTATGGCAGTAATTTGGTTTGGTGGAATAAGAGTAAACGTGGGTGCAATGACAACAGGAAAGGTTATAGCTTATATTAACTATATAAATATGGTTTTATCAGCTCTTATAGTACTTGCTAATCTTATAGTTACCTTTACTAAAGCAGCAGCTAGTGCAGCTCGTGTAAATGAAGTATTTAATACAGAACCAAGTATTAAGTATAGTGGAAATAGTGTATTTGGTAAAAATAGTGATAAAGATGTTCCAATACTTAAATTTGATAATGTATCTTTTTCTTATAAGGATTCCAAGGAAGATGCTATAAGTGATATATCTTTTGAAATAAAAAGGGGACAAATGGTTGGAATAATAGGTGGTACAGGTTCAGGAAAAACCACTTTAATTAATTTAATACCTAGATTATATGATACTACTAAAGGTGATATTTTAATAAATGGAACGAATGTAAGAGAGTATAGTAAAAAAGAACTTGATGATAATATAGGATTAGTTCCTCAAAAAGCTGTTTTATTCTCTGGTACTGTATCAGAAAATATAAGATGGGGAGCTCAAAATGCAACTATGAATGAAGTTAAAAAGGCAGCTGAAATTGGAATGGCAGCAGACTTTGTGGAAAGAATGCCTGAAAAGTATGATACATATATTTCTCAAGGTGGTGTTAATTTTTCAGGAGGTCAAAAGCAAAGACTTACCATAGCAAGAGCTTTAGTAAAAAAACCAGAAATATTAATTATGGATGATAGCTTAAGTGCACTTGATTATGCTACAGATGCAGCGCTTAGACAAGCTCTTAAAGAAAATTCAGAAGGCACAACTGTAATTATGGTTACTCAAAGAATAAGCACTATAAAAGATGCAGATTTAATAATTGTCTTAGATGATGGAAATCTAGCAGGAGTTGGAACTCATGAAGAATTGACTAAAGAATGCGGTGTTTATAAAGAGATATGTAGTTCTCAAATTACAAAGGAGGCTATGTAA
- a CDS encoding LysR family transcriptional regulator has protein sequence MDIKQLKYFYVIAEEGQITSAAKKLHIAQPPLSYQLKNLEDELGVKLVERGSRSITLTDAGVILYKRAKQILSLTKSTVDELKDFKQGISGTLSIGTVSSSGASLLDSRLSIFHDKYPFINFEIHEGNTYELLELLNKGIIEIAIVRTPFNNSGINSIFLEKEPMTAAMVKDLNWTDSKVIDIKELENKPLIFYRRFERLIFKACHDLNFNPNVFCKNDDARTSLLWANSGLGIAIVPKSAIKLIGSSDIIYKEINNEELSTQITIIWSKTGYLSSAGKNFLELFSNT, from the coding sequence ATGGATATTAAACAATTGAAATATTTCTATGTAATTGCAGAAGAAGGGCAAATAACAAGTGCTGCTAAAAAGCTACATATTGCCCAGCCACCTTTAAGTTACCAACTCAAAAATTTAGAAGATGAGTTAGGTGTAAAACTTGTTGAAAGGGGAAGCCGCAGCATTACACTAACTGATGCAGGAGTTATACTTTATAAACGTGCTAAACAAATATTATCTCTAACTAAATCTACTGTTGATGAATTAAAAGACTTTAAACAAGGAATCTCTGGAACTTTATCTATAGGTACTGTCTCTTCATCTGGAGCATCACTTTTAGATAGCAGGTTAAGTATATTTCACGATAAATACCCATTTATAAATTTTGAAATTCATGAAGGAAACACGTATGAACTATTGGAATTATTAAATAAGGGCATAATTGAAATTGCTATTGTTAGAACTCCATTCAATAATTCTGGAATAAATTCAATTTTCTTAGAAAAAGAACCTATGACTGCAGCGATGGTAAAAGATCTTAATTGGACTGATAGTAAAGTTATTGACATTAAAGAATTAGAAAATAAACCATTAATATTTTACAGAAGATTCGAAAGATTAATATTTAAAGCTTGCCACGATTTAAACTTTAATCCAAATGTATTTTGTAAAAATGATGATGCACGAACTTCTTTGCTTTGGGCAAACTCAGGACTTGGAATCGCTATAGTTCCAAAATCCGCAATAAAATTAATAGGATCTTCAGATATAATTTATAAAGAAATTAACAATGAAGAATTATCAACTCAGATAACTATAATATGGTCTAAAACTGGTTATCTTTCATCTGCCGGAAAGAATTTTTTAGAACTATTCTCAAATACGTAA
- a CDS encoding helix-turn-helix domain-containing protein, giving the protein MGIIVNLDVMMAKRKISLSELAEKVGITNANLSILKNNKAKAIRFSTLEAICRELQCQPGDILEYEE; this is encoded by the coding sequence ATGGGAATTATAGTGAACTTGGATGTAATGATGGCAAAAAGAAAAATTTCCCTTTCAGAGTTAGCAGAAAAGGTTGGAATTACAAATGCAAACTTATCTATCTTAAAAAACAATAAAGCGAAAGCAATAAGATTTTCTACACTTGAAGCTATTTGTCGCGAATTGCAGTGTCAACCTGGTGATATATTAGAATATGAGGAATGA
- a CDS encoding DUF2975 domain-containing protein, whose translation MNAKLRESLKSINTRLSYLLKDSLKSINTKLSSLLKINDKKLNIFLEVIYYIGLIGLIGAIFVYLMFYNFVSIKPLVSMLLFSIVAYCCVLGICRELIKINSTLISKAPFVIENVKRMQKISVYLFIISAYVFTKDWLKFKAHIFAYNFDKTGLNTDAEGLIFVLVGLFVLILAKIFENAIKIKDENDLTI comes from the coding sequence ATGAATGCTAAATTAAGAGAGAGTTTAAAAAGTATTAACACAAGATTAAGTTATTTATTAAAAGACAGTTTAAAAAGTATTAATACAAAATTAAGTTCTTTATTGAAAATCAACGATAAGAAATTAAATATTTTTCTAGAGGTTATTTATTATATAGGTTTGATTGGACTTATAGGTGCTATATTTGTGTACTTAATGTTTTATAATTTTGTTTCTATTAAACCATTAGTGTCTATGTTACTTTTCTCTATTGTTGCTTATTGTTGTGTTCTTGGAATATGTAGAGAACTAATTAAAATAAATAGTACTTTAATTAGTAAAGCTCCATTTGTGATAGAGAATGTAAAGAGGATGCAGAAGATATCAGTATATTTATTTATAATTTCAGCTTATGTTTTTACTAAAGATTGGTTAAAGTTTAAAGCACATATTTTTGCTTATAACTTTGATAAAACTGGTTTAAATACTGATGCAGAAGGATTGATTTTTGTTTTAGTTGGATTATTTGTATTAATTCTTGCGAAGATATTTGAAAATGCAATTAAAATTAAAGATGAGAATGATTTAACTATATGA
- a CDS encoding DUF2975 domain-containing protein: protein MIIFLVCSLFDILSGKFTQNILSTFIICLIYLLIILDLRKIIYSTNLTPFCSSNVKRFKNIGYKIFLMAIIDGVTNLHVKSYFTFLESENASLKASFFMYLLLACVAFVLAEIFEKAVEIKNENDLTV, encoded by the coding sequence ATTATCATTTTTTTAGTTTGCTCTTTATTTGATATATTAAGTGGAAAATTTACACAAAATATATTGAGTACATTTATAATCTGCTTAATATATTTATTAATAATTTTAGATTTACGTAAAATTATATATAGCACAAATCTAACACCTTTTTGCTCTAGTAATGTTAAGCGATTTAAGAATATAGGATATAAAATATTTTTAATGGCTATTATAGATGGAGTTACAAATTTGCATGTTAAAAGCTACTTTACATTTTTGGAATCAGAAAATGCGTCTCTTAAAGCAAGTTTTTTTATGTATTTATTATTAGCGTGTGTAGCTTTTGTTCTGGCGGAAATATTTGAAAAAGCAGTTGAAATAAAAAATGAAAATGACCTTACTGTTTAA
- a CDS encoding prolyl-tRNA synthetase associated domain-containing protein, with translation MIERNEQNVYDILNLLEIQYVRYEHKPIYTIDEAKDLDILIPGGKCKNLFLRNGKGDIHYLVILDENKSIDLKLLAKQIGSTRLSFASEDRLYKYLKLTRGSVTPFGIINDINKEVIILIDNDLKNEKLLNFHPNVNTATIGISSIDFEKFIKYHENKFCYIEIN, from the coding sequence ATGATAGAGAGAAACGAACAAAATGTATATGATATTTTAAATTTATTAGAAATTCAATATGTTAGATATGAACATAAACCAATATATACAATCGATGAAGCCAAAGATTTAGATATATTGATTCCTGGAGGAAAATGCAAGAATCTTTTTCTTAGAAATGGAAAAGGCGATATTCATTACCTTGTAATTTTAGATGAAAATAAAAGCATAGATTTAAAATTGTTGGCTAAACAAATAGGATCTACACGCTTATCATTTGCGTCTGAAGATAGATTATATAAATACCTAAAGCTTACACGTGGCTCTGTTACTCCATTTGGTATAATAAATGATATTAACAAGGAAGTAATAATTTTAATCGATAATGATTTAAAAAATGAAAAATTATTAAACTTTCATCCAAATGTTAATACAGCAACAATTGGTATATCATCTATAGATTTTGAAAAGTTTATTAAATATCATGAAAATAAATTTTGTTATATTGAAATAAACTAA
- a CDS encoding AAA family ATPase, whose product MKNLVFINGTMGVGKTATSKELQKMLPNCVFLDGDWCWDMSPFIVTDETKKIVIDNISYILNNFISCSEYKNIIFCWVMHEQSILDDVLSRLNKHNCILYKFSLVCSEQSLIARITKDIKQKIRNKDVIERSVPRLKNYFEMDTQKIDVSNISAKETAEIIYTRVIG is encoded by the coding sequence ATGAAAAATCTTGTTTTCATAAATGGAACTATGGGAGTAGGAAAAACAGCAACAAGCAAAGAATTGCAAAAAATGTTACCTAATTGTGTTTTTCTTGACGGTGATTGGTGTTGGGATATGTCCCCTTTTATTGTGACCGATGAAACAAAAAAGATTGTTATTGATAATATTAGTTATATTCTAAATAATTTTATTTCTTGTTCAGAATATAAAAATATTATTTTCTGTTGGGTAATGCATGAACAAAGTATTCTTGATGATGTATTGTCCAGATTAAACAAACATAATTGTATATTATATAAATTTTCTCTCGTATGTTCAGAACAATCATTAATTGCACGAATTACAAAAGATATTAAACAAAAAATAAGAAATAAAGATGTTATTGAAAGAAGTGTTCCAAGATTAAAAAATTATTTTGAAATGGATACACAAAAAATTGACGTAAGCAATATTTCTGCAAAAGAAACAGCAGAAATAATATATACACGTGTTATTGGATAA
- a CDS encoding winged helix-turn-helix transcriptional regulator has product MIEFKGVKYNCSMELTLDVIGGKWKPIIIWHLGKKTMRFNELKRTLSSITQKMLTQQLRSLEEGGLVNRKVYTEIPLKVEYSLTDRGRSLLPILSTLCDWAIDYAKLYENDKARENK; this is encoded by the coding sequence ATGATAGAATTTAAAGGAGTAAAATACAATTGTTCTATGGAATTAACATTAGATGTCATAGGGGGAAAGTGGAAGCCGATTATAATTTGGCACCTTGGTAAAAAAACTATGAGATTTAATGAACTTAAAAGGACTTTGTCAAGCATAACTCAAAAGATGCTTACACAGCAACTTAGATCATTAGAAGAAGGTGGATTAGTTAATAGAAAGGTTTATACGGAAATTCCTCTTAAAGTAGAATATTCTCTTACTGATCGTGGGAGAAGTCTGTTGCCAATATTATCAACGTTATGTGATTGGGCTATTGATTATGCTAAATTATATGAGAATGATAAGGCACGTGAAAATAAATAA
- a CDS encoding nitroreductase family protein, whose product MELINVNQSKCIKCGICSKVCPCAVLSMTQNGPTAVTSESNCIGCGHCVAACPNGALDNVKSPSSSQANSDNLPVMDSKTAQYFLRSRRSVRCYKDTPVPKEKLLELVNIAHYAPTASNSQGISYVIVDNKEILKKATEVIIEWMEQQLDKPYHWSFPRHVKNYRDTGIDSILRSAPHIILATAPKNFRNGRENTLFSFSYLELYAPTIGLGSCFAGLFEMCAFSGYSPLLELFNIPKDKVITGAVMVGYPKYKYKKIVDRNPLEVNYIE is encoded by the coding sequence ATGGAATTAATAAATGTAAATCAATCTAAATGTATTAAATGCGGGATTTGTTCAAAGGTATGCCCATGTGCAGTTTTGTCCATGACCCAAAATGGTCCTACTGCAGTAACTAGTGAAAGTAACTGCATTGGTTGTGGTCATTGCGTTGCTGCATGTCCTAATGGAGCACTTGATAATGTCAAATCTCCTTCAAGTAGTCAAGCAAATTCGGACAACCTTCCAGTTATGGATTCAAAAACTGCACAATATTTTCTTAGATCTCGTCGTTCAGTACGCTGCTATAAGGATACCCCTGTACCTAAGGAAAAACTACTAGAATTAGTAAACATTGCACACTATGCTCCTACTGCTAGCAACAGCCAAGGAATTTCTTATGTAATTGTGGATAATAAAGAAATATTAAAGAAAGCAACTGAAGTTATAATTGAATGGATGGAACAACAGCTTGATAAGCCTTACCATTGGTCCTTTCCAAGACATGTCAAAAATTATAGAGATACTGGAATAGATTCAATTTTGCGTAGTGCACCACATATTATTCTAGCCACAGCTCCAAAGAACTTTAGAAATGGAAGAGAAAATACACTATTTTCATTCTCTTATCTTGAATTATACGCACCTACAATTGGACTCGGTTCCTGCTTTGCTGGATTATTTGAAATGTGTGCATTTTCAGGATACTCACCACTATTAGAACTATTCAATATTCCTAAAGATAAAGTAATAACAGGAGCGGTCATGGTTGGATATCCAAAATATAAATATAAGAAGATAGTTGATAGAAATCCTTTAGAAGTTAATTATATTGAATAG
- a CDS encoding ABC transporter permease has product MRKIISYEFLKIIRNKRFISFSLIVPLIFYVILVTITKAESGNNQLITIFAVLCSVFATIGGGINTLSSRVAREKMYIGNVLVTTPYTPAKFIITTTLVQTLLGFLIEVVIVLFGAVIYRLNLNIQLLNLELIVLCLSIFYVLIGLCLGILCDSVTLQTLSFPIYILAMATNANKVIWPQAPDLLITLEKILPGYYATQAIIDVFNYTSYISDLLKVFIYIFIMMIVAIVIYNIKKDSIVAR; this is encoded by the coding sequence ATGAGGAAAATTATAAGTTATGAGTTTTTGAAAATAATACGTAATAAGAGATTTATTTCTTTTTCATTAATTGTTCCATTGATTTTCTATGTTATATTAGTTACTATTACAAAGGCTGAAAGTGGAAATAATCAATTAATTACTATATTTGCAGTTTTATGTTCTGTTTTTGCTACTATAGGTGGTGGGATAAATACATTAAGTAGCCGTGTCGCTAGAGAGAAGATGTATATAGGCAATGTATTAGTTACAACACCGTATACGCCAGCAAAATTTATAATTACTACTACTTTAGTACAGACTTTATTAGGGTTTTTAATTGAAGTAGTAATTGTTCTATTTGGTGCGGTAATATACAGACTTAACTTAAACATACAGTTATTAAATCTTGAATTAATTGTTTTATGTTTGAGTATATTTTATGTTTTAATTGGTTTATGCCTTGGAATCTTATGTGATTCAGTTACATTACAAACTTTATCTTTCCCTATATATATATTAGCGATGGCAACCAATGCAAACAAGGTAATATGGCCTCAGGCGCCAGATCTTTTAATTACTTTAGAAAAGATATTGCCAGGATATTATGCAACTCAGGCAATTATAGATGTTTTTAATTATACATCATATATTAGTGATCTTTTAAAAGTATTTATTTATATTTTTATAATGATGATAGTTGCTATAGTTATATATAATATAAAGAAAGATAGCATTGTTGCAAGATAA
- a CDS encoding ABC transporter ATP-binding protein yields MLELRNVKKKFKSKIVLDGVSFKVDNGQCVALMGPNGSGKTTTIRAILGLISIDEGEIKRDFSVKREVGVMHQNDYFPDNLRVAETIELHKSYYKSKVDTNYLLKIIDLENEKKVLVANLSGGQKRRLSFAISIASDPKILFLDEPTVGMDVQACKAFWTNIKKIKEKQKTVFVTLHHLDELNDYCNRFIFLKDGKIIKDVNKSELVSTKIIIISGNEEEVSNVQQVLGGNIEDDKLYICDMKKRDSIIDYLNKNNYRFEERFKKVKDIYRELYM; encoded by the coding sequence ATGTTAGAATTGAGAAATGTAAAAAAAAAATTTAAGAGTAAAATTGTTTTAGACGGTGTATCTTTTAAAGTTGATAACGGACAGTGTGTAGCACTTATGGGACCTAATGGTTCAGGTAAGACAACTACAATTCGAGCTATATTGGGTTTGATAAGTATTGATGAAGGAGAAATAAAGCGTGACTTCTCTGTAAAAAGAGAGGTAGGAGTAATGCATCAGAATGATTATTTTCCAGATAATTTAAGAGTGGCGGAAACTATAGAATTGCATAAAAGTTATTATAAATCAAAAGTAGATACAAATTATTTATTAAAGATTATTGATTTAGAAAATGAAAAAAAGGTCTTAGTTGCAAATTTATCAGGTGGTCAAAAAAGAAGATTATCATTTGCTATTTCAATAGCATCTGATCCTAAAATACTTTTTCTTGATGAGCCAACAGTAGGAATGGATGTGCAAGCATGCAAAGCTTTTTGGACAAATATAAAGAAGATTAAAGAAAAGCAGAAAACAGTTTTTGTAACACTACATCATTTAGATGAGCTAAATGATTATTGTAACAGATTTATATTTTTAAAGGATGGAAAAATTATAAAAGATGTTAATAAATCAGAACTTGTTAGTACAAAAATAATTATTATATCTGGTAATGAAGAAGAAGTTTCAAATGTTCAGCAGGTATTAGGTGGAAACATTGAAGATGATAAATTATATATATGTGATATGAAGAAGCGAGATTCTATAATTGATTATTTAAATAAGAATAATTATAGATTTGAGGAGAGATTCAAAAAAGTTAAAGATATATATCGTGAATTATATATGTAA
- a CDS encoding carboxymuconolactone decarboxylase family protein, which translates to MNSKEMREYRKKYNLKLTETDDFFKDFGALDDSTYSAGAIDKKHKELMGLAISVVSRCNECICYHIEGCLNAKANIDEIMEAIKIGVIGGGSITYPNARFAMQVLEEFTLEK; encoded by the coding sequence ATGAACAGTAAAGAAATGCGAGAATATCGAAAGAAATATAATTTGAAACTTACAGAGACTGATGATTTCTTTAAAGACTTTGGAGCATTGGATGATAGTACATATTCTGCTGGCGCTATTGATAAAAAGCATAAAGAACTTATGGGATTAGCCATTTCAGTAGTTAGCCGTTGTAATGAGTGTATTTGTTATCATATAGAGGGTTGTTTAAATGCTAAAGCTAACATAGACGAAATTATGGAAGCAATAAAGATTGGAGTTATTGGCGGTGGTTCTATAACTTACCCTAATGCAAGATTTGCTATGCAAGTATTAGAAGAATTTACATTGGAAAAATAA
- a CDS encoding putative bifunctional diguanylate cyclase/phosphodiesterase: protein MDKYVKWSFVFGVICFLLYFIAAIFKSNLWGDILSPLGTLSSFIILLHVYKKSERMKNVWLMPSIAALIWTFSDIIWAICEILMGINPDNMTIFTLLYLFPNICIMTSGLIYMKKFIKGANAVQLLLDIFVISTSCLVMFWFLFLKENIFLFIKDVNNILSFIYVITDFIIINWVIIWFFSVRRGKVTKGMYITLLGATIYAANDLVCTYEYFYHLYVPNSIPDTIYLLSFLIIAFGGISVLQYNNCKWAYEFYSQTKNIGNTKKSLILLLTIPIYIIFKGFDFDKILILFLIFTIYEIASNYVQKAINNEKLLNDEKNINLILEEKIKERTKELLLKNDDLEYTSYHDFITNVYNGRYLKKRLDDIIDQKISNQKITIYYIDVDRFKTINDTYGHDIGDSLLIEIAQRLQKETDENSIVARLGGDEFVIVIEGDLSEDEVEKFAQKITTSCNESIYIENYEFNITISIGIASFPTDATSRNVVMKNADMAMYYAKSKGQNKYEIFNSNISNLILEKNEIELLLKNADYNNEFQLYYQPQIDINTNELVGMEALIRWNSPIKGNISPNKFIKIAEETGSIEKISDWVMNTAAKQIGIWNKKFGLNMKMGINISPNQLDSIKFAHKLEKILEEYDLNSDWIDIEITENIAMKGEATLGKIFSMLSSMGISTSIDDFGTGYSSLSYIQQFSFDRLKIAKELIDNIVTDLSKRHIVKAIVMLAEALNVLTIAEGIETKEQLEVIKEIGCNQVQGYIFSKPLTADMFEENFLAVEKVEIQ, encoded by the coding sequence ATGGATAAGTATGTAAAGTGGTCTTTTGTTTTTGGGGTAATTTGTTTTTTGCTATATTTTATTGCAGCAATTTTTAAATCTAATTTGTGGGGGGATATTTTATCGCCTCTAGGAACTTTATCATCATTTATTATATTATTACACGTATATAAAAAATCAGAACGTATGAAGAACGTTTGGCTTATGCCATCAATAGCAGCGTTAATTTGGACATTCTCTGATATAATATGGGCAATTTGCGAAATACTAATGGGAATTAATCCAGATAATATGACTATATTTACTTTATTATATTTATTTCCTAATATATGTATAATGACATCAGGACTTATATATATGAAAAAGTTTATTAAAGGAGCAAATGCAGTTCAGCTTCTTCTTGATATTTTTGTAATATCGACAAGTTGTCTTGTGATGTTTTGGTTTTTGTTTTTGAAAGAGAATATTTTTTTGTTTATAAAAGATGTAAATAATATTTTGTCATTTATATATGTTATTACAGATTTTATAATTATTAATTGGGTTATAATATGGTTTTTTTCTGTACGTAGAGGAAAAGTAACTAAGGGAATGTATATTACATTGTTAGGGGCAACAATATATGCTGCTAATGATTTAGTTTGTACATATGAGTATTTTTATCATTTATATGTTCCTAATTCGATACCAGATACTATATATCTATTATCGTTTTTAATTATTGCCTTTGGCGGGATAAGTGTTTTACAATATAATAATTGTAAATGGGCATATGAATTTTATTCTCAAACTAAAAATATTGGAAATACTAAAAAAAGTTTGATTTTATTATTAACTATTCCTATCTATATAATATTTAAAGGATTTGATTTTGATAAAATATTAATATTATTTTTAATTTTTACAATTTATGAAATAGCAAGTAATTATGTGCAGAAGGCTATAAATAACGAGAAACTTCTTAATGATGAGAAAAATATAAATTTAATATTAGAGGAAAAAATTAAGGAACGTACAAAAGAACTTTTGCTCAAAAATGACGACTTGGAATATACATCTTATCATGATTTTATCACAAATGTTTATAATGGCAGATATTTAAAAAAAAGATTGGATGATATTATAGATCAAAAAATATCTAATCAGAAAATAACAATATATTATATAGACGTGGATCGTTTTAAAACAATAAATGATACTTATGGACATGATATTGGTGATTCTTTATTGATTGAAATCGCTCAAAGATTACAAAAAGAAACTGATGAAAATAGTATTGTAGCAAGATTAGGTGGAGATGAATTTGTAATTGTAATTGAAGGAGATTTGAGTGAGGATGAAGTTGAAAAATTTGCTCAAAAGATAACTACAAGTTGCAATGAAAGTATTTATATAGAGAATTATGAGTTTAATATAACTATAAGCATAGGAATTGCATCATTTCCGACTGATGCAACATCTAGAAATGTTGTTATGAAAAATGCAGATATGGCAATGTATTATGCAAAATCAAAAGGACAAAATAAATATGAAATTTTTAATTCTAATATAAGTAATTTAATTTTAGAAAAAAATGAGATTGAATTATTGCTTAAAAATGCAGATTATAATAATGAATTTCAACTTTATTATCAACCACAAATTGATATAAATACTAATGAATTAGTTGGAATGGAAGCACTAATAAGATGGAACTCACCTATAAAAGGAAATATTTCACCTAATAAATTCATAAAGATTGCTGAAGAAACTGGAAGTATAGAAAAAATAAGTGATTGGGTTATGAATACTGCTGCAAAGCAAATAGGAATATGGAATAAAAAGTTTGGATTAAATATGAAAATGGGAATTAATATTTCACCTAATCAACTTGACAGCATAAAGTTTGCACATAAATTAGAAAAAATTTTAGAAGAGTATGATTTGAATTCAGATTGGATTGATATAGAGATTACAGAAAATATTGCAATGAAGGGTGAAGCGACTTTAGGGAAAATATTTTCAATGCTTAGCAGTATGGGAATATCAACTTCAATAGATGATTTTGGAACAGGATATTCTTCATTAAGTTATATTCAGCAGTTTTCTTTTGACCGTTTAAAAATTGCAAAAGAGTTAATTGATAATATAGTAACAGACTTAAGTAAGAGACATATTGTAAAGGCTATAGTAATGTTAGCTGAGGCATTAAATGTTTTAACAATCGCAGAAGGCATTGAAACAAAAGAGCAACTTGAAGTGATAAAAGAGATCGGATGCAATCAAGTTCAAGGTTATATATTTAGCAAGCCTCTTACAGCAGATATGTTTGAAGAAAACTTTTTGGCTGTTGAAAAAGTGGAAATTCAATGA